One window of Equus asinus isolate D_3611 breed Donkey chromosome 7, EquAss-T2T_v2, whole genome shotgun sequence genomic DNA carries:
- the MLH3 gene encoding DNA mismatch repair protein Mlh3 isoform X8 encodes MLVGARVHEPREPTCARPASKAVGGRGVGEGRFEAIISSQRRKPVPGTLTSFPPAMIKRLSVEVQAKLRSGLAICSLGQCVEELALNSIDAEAKCVAVRVNMETFQVQVIDNGFGMGSDDVDKVGNRYFTSKCSSLQDLENLRFYGFRGEALASIADMASAVEISSKKNKTMKTFVKLFQNGKALKACEAELSRPSAGTTVTVYNLFYQLPVRRKCMDPRLEFEKVRQRVEALSLMHPSISFSLRNDVSGSMVLQLPKTKDVCSRFCQIYGLGKSQKLREINFKYKEFELSGYISSEAHYNKNMQFLFVNRRLILRTKLHKLIDFLLRKESIICKPKNGSASRQMTSNPRYRSNPELHGIYVINMQCQFCEYDVCMEPAKTLIEFQNWDTPLVCVQEGVKMFLKKEKLFVELSGEDIKEFSEDNDFSFFNATLQKHVSSDEKGDQVSFQEACNTILDSYEMFNMQSKAVKRKATIENIQNSKDSEAIGKKASDSFLYTYNSDDPGCSKMTESSLQNKDSCHSESEILERETAKASESGENEKHKKSCLELNSSRDPCGTSSEMFASPFQTSYHLEESGEDPEMQKVSTTVNDMTASILKKNRIQNQLERSKDATEMGCQPLPFETTTLRVHDAQREDEKREEEPSNCGRINIFSYGQIKLCSTGFITHVVQREQTKSTETEHLFKNCVRPGPASAKETFGNRTCHSTETPNIKDLTSTLSTEFAQLPNKKVCRTNISYGLENKPVGYKNFAVFQEGSKKSHTGCLLPDTSSSFPWCRHVSNGNEETDKLIGSSKPIAHKKLSLSSQLGSLEKFKRQYGKVKNPLNTEMEENNNFEITTNLSPQVEPDIPQKGKNHLDNSDICKITTVRHNDSNNSCQPVRHILYSEKFPFSKEEDCLEQQMPCLRESPVTLKELSHFSRKTLDVEKSPESLASKLSRMKGSERETQTMEVVSHFNEQLQSDSSRKDSDLGTGLALDSCKLFKNEHKKTESGIVPTSDSVTQDNTFNKDSETYSNNNTTESSVIPETPLVLPCSNSKAGSKDSDVLIASEQQRGSLESPSSMLMSHMEDSTAGQNGTCFQSEDSIARTCSENEESNTRSLDWQQHFDVALGRMVYINKTTGLSTFTAPTEDVQAACTKDLTTVAVDVMLKNDTVSDAVGSESLQSLFSEWDNPVFARYPEVALDVSSGQAESLAVKIHNILYPYRFTKEMIHSMQVLQQVDNKFIACLMSTKTEENGEAGGNLLVLVDQHAAHERVRLEQLIIDSYEKQQPQGSGRKKLLSSTISPPLEISVTEEQRRLLRKSAPVFCRKRS; translated from the exons ATGCTCGTGGGCGCGCGCGTGCATGAGCCGCGCGAGCCAACGTGCGCGCGTCCGGCGTCCAAGGCGGTTGGTGGTAGGGGAGTTGGTGAAGGGCGATTCGAG GCAATTATTTCCAGTCAGAGAAGGaaaccagtgcctggcactctcACCAGCTTTCCTCCTGCCATGATCAAGCGCTTGTCAGTCGAAGTACAAGCCAAATTGCGTTCTGGTTTGGCTATCTGCTCCTTAGGCCAGTGTGTTGAGGAGCTTGCCCTGAACAGTATTGATGCTGAAGCAAAATGTGTGGCTGTCAGGGTGAATATGGAAACCTTCCAAGTTCAAGTGATAGACAATGGATTTGGGATGGGGAGTGATGATGTAGACAAGGTGGGAAATCGTTATTTCACTAGTAAATGCAGCTCTCTGCAGGACTTGGAGAACCTAAGGTTTTATGGTTTCCGAGGGGAGGCCTTGGCAAGTATAGCTGACATGGCCAGTGCTGTGGAAATTTcatccaagaaaaacaaaacaatgaaaacttTTGTGAAACTGTTTCAGAATGGAAAAGCCCTGAAAGCTTGTGAAGCTGAGTTGAGTAGACCAAGCGCTGGGACAACAGTAACAGTCTATAACCTATTTTATCAGTTACCTGTACGAAGGAAATGCATGGATCCCAGACTGGAGTTTGAGAAAGTTAGGCAGAGGGTAGAGGCACTCTCACTCATGcacccttccatttctttctctctgaggaATGATGTTTCTGGTTCCATGGTTCTTCAGCTCCCTAAAACCAAAGACGTATGTTCCCgattttgtcaaatttatggGCTGGGCAAGTCCCAAAAGTTaagggaaataaattttaaatataaagagttTGAGCTCAGTGGCTATATCAGCTCTGAAGCACATTATAATAAGAATATGCAGTTTTTGTTTGTGAATAGAAGGCTAATTTTAAGGACAAAGTTACATAAACTCATTGACTTTTTATTAAGGAAAGAAAGTATTATATGCAAACCAAAGAATGGCTCTGCCAGTAGGCAAATGACTTCAAATCCTCGATATAGGTCCAACCCAGAACTCCATGGGATATATGTAATCAATATGCAGTGCCAATTCTGTGAGTATGATGTGTGCATGGAGCCAGCAAAAACTCTGATTGAGTTTCAGAACTGGGATACTCCTTTGGTTTGCGTTCAGGAAGgagtgaaaatgtttttaaagaaagaaaaattatttgtggaATTATCAGGTGAGGACATAAAGGAATTTAGTGAAGATaatgattttagtttttttaacGCTACTCTTCAGAAGCATGTGTCCTCTGATGAGAAGGGTGACCAGGTCAGTTTCCAAGAAGCATGTAATACTATTTTGGATTCCTATGAAATGTTTAATATGCAGTCAAAAGCTGTGAAAAGAAAAGCTACTATAGAAAACATACAGAATTCTAAGGATTCAGAAGCTATTGGAAAAAAGGCAAGTGATTCATTTTTGTACACTTACAACTCAGATGACCCGGGCTGTAGTAAAATGACGGAGTCATCTTTACAAAACAAAGATAGCTGTCACTCAGAATCAGAGATCTTAGAACGAGAGACAGCTAAAGCATCAGAATcaggagaaaatgagaaacataAAAAATCTTGCTTGGAACTTAACTCTTCAAGAGATCCATGTGGAACCAGTTCAGAAATGTTTGCAAGCCCTTTTCAGACATCGTATCACTTGGAGGAGAGTGGAGAAGATCCAGAAATGCAGAAAGTAAGTACTACTGTTAATGACATGACTGCCAGCATCCTGAAAAAGAATAGAATTCAGAATCAACTCGAGAGATCTAAAGATGCTACTGAGATGGGATGCCAACCTCTGCCTTTTGAGACAACAACATTGAGAGTACATGATGCTCAGAGAGAggatgagaaaagagaagaagaaccTAGTAATTGCGGAAGGATAAACATTTTTAGTTACGGACAAATTAAATTATGTTCCACTGGCTTTATAACTCATGTGGTACAAAGGGAGCAAACTAAATCAACTGAAACagagcatttatttaaaaattgtgttcGACCTGGTCCTGCGAGTGCCAAAGAAACATTTGGAAATAGAACATGCCATTCAACTGAGACTCCAAACATCAAAGATTTAACCAGCACTTTAAGTACAGAATTTGCTCAGCTGCCCAACAAAAAAGTGTGCAGAACAAATATAAGTTACGGGCTAGAGAACAAACCTGTAGGTTATAAAAATTTTGCTGTTTTTCAGGAAGGTAGTAAAAAGTCACATACAGGCTGCTTATTACCTGACACATCCTCCTCTTTCCCTTGGTGTAGACATGTTTCAAATGGTAATGAGGAAACAGATAAGTTGATTGGTTCCTCCAAGCCCATAGCCCATAAGAAGCTAAGCTTAAGTTCACAACTAGGATCTTTAGAGAAGTTTAAGAGGCAATATGGGAAGGTTAAAAATCCTCTGAATAcagaaatggaggaaaataataattttgaaatcacTACCAATCTCAGTCCTCAAGTTGAACCTGACATTCCACAGAAAGGTAAGAACCACTTGGACAACTCTGACATTTGTAAAATCACTACTGTGAGACATAATGATTCAAATAATAGTTGTCAACCAGTCCGTCACATTCTTTACTCAGAGAAGTTTCCATTCTCCAAGGAAGAAGATTGTTTGGAACAACAGATGCCTTGCTTAAGAGAAAGTCCTGTGACTCTAAAGGAGTTATCTCATTTTAGCAGAAAAACTTTGGATGTTGAGAAGTCACCTGAATCTCTAGCCTCTAAATTATCCAGAATGAAAGGTTCTGAGAGAGAGACTCAAACAATGGAAGTGGTGAGTCACTTTAATGAACAACTACAATCGGATTCCAGTAGGAAAGACAGTGACTTGGGCACTGGGTTAGCCCTAGATTCCtgtaagttatttaaaaatgagcataAAAAAACAGAGAGTGGCATCGTCCCAACATCGGACTCTGTCACACAGGATAATACCTTCAATAAAGATAGTGAAACATATTCTAACAACAATACAACAGAGAGCTCTGTGATACCAGAAACTCCTTTGGTATTACCCTGTAGTAATTCTAAAGCTGGCAGTAAAGATTCAGATGTTCTTATAGCTTCAGAACAACAGAGAGGAAGTCTTGAATCTCCCAGTAGCATGTTAATGAGTCACATGGAAGATTCCACAGCTGGCCAAAATGGAACTTGTTTTCAGAGTGAGGACTCTATAGCAAGAACTTGTTCTGAAAATGAAGAGTCAAACACACGTTCTTTGGATTGGCAGCAGCATTTTGATGTAGCCCTGGGAAGAATGGTTTATATCAACAAAACAACTGGACTTAGCACTTTCACTGCTCCTACTGAGGATGTTCAGGCTGCTTGTACTAAAGATCTGACAACTGTGGCTGTGGATGTCATGCTCAAGAATG ATACCGTGTCCGATGCTGTTGGTAGTGAATCGCTTCAGTCTTTGTTCTCAGAATGGGACAATCCCGTATTTGCTCGTTATCCAGAG GTTGCTCTTGATGTAAGCAGTGGCCAGGCTGAGAGCTTAGCAGTTAAAATTCACAACATCTTGTATCCTTATCGTTTCACTAAAGAAATGATTCATTCGATGCAG GTTCTCCAGCAAGTGGATAACAAGTTTATTGCCTGTTTAATGAGCACTAAGACTGAAGAGAATGGTGAGGCAG
- the MLH3 gene encoding DNA mismatch repair protein Mlh3 isoform X5: MLVGARVHEPREPTCARPASKAVGGRGVGEGRFEAIISSQRRKPVPGTLTSFPPAMIKRLSVEVQAKLRSGLAICSLGQCVEELALNSIDAEAKCVAVRVNMETFQVQVIDNGFGMGSDDVDKVGNRYFTSKCSSLQDLENLRFYGFRGEALASIADMASAVEISSKKNKTMKTFVKLFQNGKALKACEAELSRPSAGTTVTVYNLFYQLPVRRKCMDPRLEFEKVRQRVEALSLMHPSISFSLRNDVSGSMVLQLPKTKDVCSRFCQIYGLGKSQKLREINFKYKEFELSGYISSEAHYNKNMQFLFVNRRLILRTKLHKLIDFLLRKESIICKPKNGSASRQMTSNPRYRSNPELHGIYVINMQCQFCEYDVCMEPAKTLIEFQNWDTPLVCVQEGVKMFLKKEKLFVELSGEDIKEFSEDNDFSFFNATLQKHVSSDEKGDQVSFQEACNTILDSYEMFNMQSKAVKRKATIENIQNSKDSEAIGKKASDSFLYTYNSDDPGCSKMTESSLQNKDSCHSESEILERETAKASESGENEKHKKSCLELNSSRDPCGTSSEMFASPFQTSYHLEESGEDPEMQKVSTTVNDMTASILKKNRIQNQLERSKDATEMGCQPLPFETTTLRVHDAQREDEKREEEPSNCGRINIFSYGQIKLCSTGFITHVVQREQTKSTETEHLFKNCVRPGPASAKETFGNRTCHSTETPNIKDLTSTLSTEFAQLPNKKVCRTNISYGLENKPVGYKNFAVFQEGSKKSHTGCLLPDTSSSFPWCRHVSNGNEETDKLIGSSKPIAHKKLSLSSQLGSLEKFKRQYGKVKNPLNTEMEENNNFEITTNLSPQVEPDIPQKGKNHLDNSDICKITTVRHNDSNNSCQPVRHILYSEKFPFSKEEDCLEQQMPCLRESPVTLKELSHFSRKTLDVEKSPESLASKLSRMKGSERETQTMEVVSHFNEQLQSDSSRKDSDLGTGLALDSCKLFKNEHKKTESGIVPTSDSVTQDNTFNKDSETYSNNNTTESSVIPETPLVLPCSNSKAGSKDSDVLIASEQQRGSLESPSSMLMSHMEDSTAGQNGTCFQSEDSIARTCSENEESNTRSLDWQQHFDVALGRMVYINKTTGLSTFTAPTEDVQAACTKDLTTVAVDVMLKNGFQYRCHPFRSDLVLPFLPRAREERTAMRQSNRDTVSDAVGSESLQSLFSEWDNPVFARYPEVALDVSSGQAESLAVKIHNILYPYRFTKEMIHSMQVLQQVDNKFIACLMSTKTEENGEAGGNLLVLVDQHAAHERVRLEQLIIDSYEKQQPQGSGRKKLLSSTISPPLEISVTEEQRRLLRNLFANKWSYSRLQEASKGLCH; encoded by the exons ATGCTCGTGGGCGCGCGCGTGCATGAGCCGCGCGAGCCAACGTGCGCGCGTCCGGCGTCCAAGGCGGTTGGTGGTAGGGGAGTTGGTGAAGGGCGATTCGAG GCAATTATTTCCAGTCAGAGAAGGaaaccagtgcctggcactctcACCAGCTTTCCTCCTGCCATGATCAAGCGCTTGTCAGTCGAAGTACAAGCCAAATTGCGTTCTGGTTTGGCTATCTGCTCCTTAGGCCAGTGTGTTGAGGAGCTTGCCCTGAACAGTATTGATGCTGAAGCAAAATGTGTGGCTGTCAGGGTGAATATGGAAACCTTCCAAGTTCAAGTGATAGACAATGGATTTGGGATGGGGAGTGATGATGTAGACAAGGTGGGAAATCGTTATTTCACTAGTAAATGCAGCTCTCTGCAGGACTTGGAGAACCTAAGGTTTTATGGTTTCCGAGGGGAGGCCTTGGCAAGTATAGCTGACATGGCCAGTGCTGTGGAAATTTcatccaagaaaaacaaaacaatgaaaacttTTGTGAAACTGTTTCAGAATGGAAAAGCCCTGAAAGCTTGTGAAGCTGAGTTGAGTAGACCAAGCGCTGGGACAACAGTAACAGTCTATAACCTATTTTATCAGTTACCTGTACGAAGGAAATGCATGGATCCCAGACTGGAGTTTGAGAAAGTTAGGCAGAGGGTAGAGGCACTCTCACTCATGcacccttccatttctttctctctgaggaATGATGTTTCTGGTTCCATGGTTCTTCAGCTCCCTAAAACCAAAGACGTATGTTCCCgattttgtcaaatttatggGCTGGGCAAGTCCCAAAAGTTaagggaaataaattttaaatataaagagttTGAGCTCAGTGGCTATATCAGCTCTGAAGCACATTATAATAAGAATATGCAGTTTTTGTTTGTGAATAGAAGGCTAATTTTAAGGACAAAGTTACATAAACTCATTGACTTTTTATTAAGGAAAGAAAGTATTATATGCAAACCAAAGAATGGCTCTGCCAGTAGGCAAATGACTTCAAATCCTCGATATAGGTCCAACCCAGAACTCCATGGGATATATGTAATCAATATGCAGTGCCAATTCTGTGAGTATGATGTGTGCATGGAGCCAGCAAAAACTCTGATTGAGTTTCAGAACTGGGATACTCCTTTGGTTTGCGTTCAGGAAGgagtgaaaatgtttttaaagaaagaaaaattatttgtggaATTATCAGGTGAGGACATAAAGGAATTTAGTGAAGATaatgattttagtttttttaacGCTACTCTTCAGAAGCATGTGTCCTCTGATGAGAAGGGTGACCAGGTCAGTTTCCAAGAAGCATGTAATACTATTTTGGATTCCTATGAAATGTTTAATATGCAGTCAAAAGCTGTGAAAAGAAAAGCTACTATAGAAAACATACAGAATTCTAAGGATTCAGAAGCTATTGGAAAAAAGGCAAGTGATTCATTTTTGTACACTTACAACTCAGATGACCCGGGCTGTAGTAAAATGACGGAGTCATCTTTACAAAACAAAGATAGCTGTCACTCAGAATCAGAGATCTTAGAACGAGAGACAGCTAAAGCATCAGAATcaggagaaaatgagaaacataAAAAATCTTGCTTGGAACTTAACTCTTCAAGAGATCCATGTGGAACCAGTTCAGAAATGTTTGCAAGCCCTTTTCAGACATCGTATCACTTGGAGGAGAGTGGAGAAGATCCAGAAATGCAGAAAGTAAGTACTACTGTTAATGACATGACTGCCAGCATCCTGAAAAAGAATAGAATTCAGAATCAACTCGAGAGATCTAAAGATGCTACTGAGATGGGATGCCAACCTCTGCCTTTTGAGACAACAACATTGAGAGTACATGATGCTCAGAGAGAggatgagaaaagagaagaagaaccTAGTAATTGCGGAAGGATAAACATTTTTAGTTACGGACAAATTAAATTATGTTCCACTGGCTTTATAACTCATGTGGTACAAAGGGAGCAAACTAAATCAACTGAAACagagcatttatttaaaaattgtgttcGACCTGGTCCTGCGAGTGCCAAAGAAACATTTGGAAATAGAACATGCCATTCAACTGAGACTCCAAACATCAAAGATTTAACCAGCACTTTAAGTACAGAATTTGCTCAGCTGCCCAACAAAAAAGTGTGCAGAACAAATATAAGTTACGGGCTAGAGAACAAACCTGTAGGTTATAAAAATTTTGCTGTTTTTCAGGAAGGTAGTAAAAAGTCACATACAGGCTGCTTATTACCTGACACATCCTCCTCTTTCCCTTGGTGTAGACATGTTTCAAATGGTAATGAGGAAACAGATAAGTTGATTGGTTCCTCCAAGCCCATAGCCCATAAGAAGCTAAGCTTAAGTTCACAACTAGGATCTTTAGAGAAGTTTAAGAGGCAATATGGGAAGGTTAAAAATCCTCTGAATAcagaaatggaggaaaataataattttgaaatcacTACCAATCTCAGTCCTCAAGTTGAACCTGACATTCCACAGAAAGGTAAGAACCACTTGGACAACTCTGACATTTGTAAAATCACTACTGTGAGACATAATGATTCAAATAATAGTTGTCAACCAGTCCGTCACATTCTTTACTCAGAGAAGTTTCCATTCTCCAAGGAAGAAGATTGTTTGGAACAACAGATGCCTTGCTTAAGAGAAAGTCCTGTGACTCTAAAGGAGTTATCTCATTTTAGCAGAAAAACTTTGGATGTTGAGAAGTCACCTGAATCTCTAGCCTCTAAATTATCCAGAATGAAAGGTTCTGAGAGAGAGACTCAAACAATGGAAGTGGTGAGTCACTTTAATGAACAACTACAATCGGATTCCAGTAGGAAAGACAGTGACTTGGGCACTGGGTTAGCCCTAGATTCCtgtaagttatttaaaaatgagcataAAAAAACAGAGAGTGGCATCGTCCCAACATCGGACTCTGTCACACAGGATAATACCTTCAATAAAGATAGTGAAACATATTCTAACAACAATACAACAGAGAGCTCTGTGATACCAGAAACTCCTTTGGTATTACCCTGTAGTAATTCTAAAGCTGGCAGTAAAGATTCAGATGTTCTTATAGCTTCAGAACAACAGAGAGGAAGTCTTGAATCTCCCAGTAGCATGTTAATGAGTCACATGGAAGATTCCACAGCTGGCCAAAATGGAACTTGTTTTCAGAGTGAGGACTCTATAGCAAGAACTTGTTCTGAAAATGAAGAGTCAAACACACGTTCTTTGGATTGGCAGCAGCATTTTGATGTAGCCCTGGGAAGAATGGTTTATATCAACAAAACAACTGGACTTAGCACTTTCACTGCTCCTACTGAGGATGTTCAGGCTGCTTGTACTAAAGATCTGACAACTGTGGCTGTGGATGTCATGCTCAAGAATG GATTTCAGTACAGGTGTCATCCTTTTAGAAGCGACCttgttcttcctttccttcctagaGCTCGGGAAGAGAGGACTGcgatgagacagagtaacagag ATACCGTGTCCGATGCTGTTGGTAGTGAATCGCTTCAGTCTTTGTTCTCAGAATGGGACAATCCCGTATTTGCTCGTTATCCAGAG GTTGCTCTTGATGTAAGCAGTGGCCAGGCTGAGAGCTTAGCAGTTAAAATTCACAACATCTTGTATCCTTATCGTTTCACTAAAGAAATGATTCATTCGATGCAG GTTCTCCAGCAAGTGGATAACAAGTTTATTGCCTGTTTAATGAGCACTAAGACTGAAGAGAATGGTGAGGCAG
- the MLH3 gene encoding DNA mismatch repair protein Mlh3 isoform X10: MLVGARVHEPREPTCARPASKAVGGRGVGEGRFEAIISSQRRKPVPGTLTSFPPAMIKRLSVEVQAKLRSGLAICSLGQCVEELALNSIDAEAKCVAVRVNMETFQVQVIDNGFGMGSDDVDKVGNRYFTSKCSSLQDLENLRFYGFRGEALASIADMASAVEISSKKNKTMKTFVKLFQNGKALKACEAELSRPSAGTTVTVYNLFYQLPVRRKCMDPRLEFEKVRQRVEALSLMHPSISFSLRNDVSGSMVLQLPKTKDVCSRFCQIYGLGKSQKLREINFKYKEFELSGYISSEAHYNKNMQFLFVNRRLILRTKLHKLIDFLLRKESIICKPKNGSASRQMTSNPRYRSNPELHGIYVINMQCQFCEYDVCMEPAKTLIEFQNWDTPLVCVQEGVKMFLKKEKLFVELSGEDIKEFSEDNDFSFFNATLQKHVSSDEKGDQVSFQEACNTILDSYEMFNMQSKAVKRKATIENIQNSKDSEAIGKKASDSFLYTYNSDDPGCSKMTESSLQNKDSCHSESEILERETAKASESGENEKHKKSCLELNSSRDPCGTSSEMFASPFQTSYHLEESGEDPEMQKVSTTVNDMTASILKKNRIQNQLERSKDATEMGCQPLPFETTTLRVHDAQREDEKREEEPSNCGRINIFSYGQIKLCSTGFITHVVQREQTKSTETEHLFKNCVRPGPASAKETFGNRTCHSTETPNIKDLTSTLSTEFAQLPNKKVCRTNISYGLENKPVGYKNFAVFQEGSKKSHTGCLLPDTSSSFPWCRHVSNGNEETDKLIGSSKPIAHKKLSLSSQLGSLEKFKRQYGKVKNPLNTEMEENNNFEITTNLSPQVEPDIPQKGKNHLDNSDICKITTVRHNDSNNSCQPVRHILYSEKFPFSKEEDCLEQQMPCLRESPVTLKELSHFSRKTLDVEKSPESLASKLSRMKGSERETQTMEVVSHFNEQLQSDSSRKDSDLGTGLALDSCKLFKNEHKKTESGIVPTSDSVTQDNTFNKDSETYSNNNTTESSVIPETPLVLPCSNSKAGSKDSDVLIASEQQRGSLESPSSMLMSHMEDSTAGQNGTCFQSEDSIARTCSENEESNTRSLDWQQHFDVALGRMVYINKTTGLSTFTAPTEDVQAACTKDLTTVAVDVMLKNDTVSDAVGSESLQSLFSEWDNPVFARYPEVETCWFWWISMLPMSVSVWSSLLLIPMRSNSHKALVGRNYCLPL; encoded by the exons ATGCTCGTGGGCGCGCGCGTGCATGAGCCGCGCGAGCCAACGTGCGCGCGTCCGGCGTCCAAGGCGGTTGGTGGTAGGGGAGTTGGTGAAGGGCGATTCGAG GCAATTATTTCCAGTCAGAGAAGGaaaccagtgcctggcactctcACCAGCTTTCCTCCTGCCATGATCAAGCGCTTGTCAGTCGAAGTACAAGCCAAATTGCGTTCTGGTTTGGCTATCTGCTCCTTAGGCCAGTGTGTTGAGGAGCTTGCCCTGAACAGTATTGATGCTGAAGCAAAATGTGTGGCTGTCAGGGTGAATATGGAAACCTTCCAAGTTCAAGTGATAGACAATGGATTTGGGATGGGGAGTGATGATGTAGACAAGGTGGGAAATCGTTATTTCACTAGTAAATGCAGCTCTCTGCAGGACTTGGAGAACCTAAGGTTTTATGGTTTCCGAGGGGAGGCCTTGGCAAGTATAGCTGACATGGCCAGTGCTGTGGAAATTTcatccaagaaaaacaaaacaatgaaaacttTTGTGAAACTGTTTCAGAATGGAAAAGCCCTGAAAGCTTGTGAAGCTGAGTTGAGTAGACCAAGCGCTGGGACAACAGTAACAGTCTATAACCTATTTTATCAGTTACCTGTACGAAGGAAATGCATGGATCCCAGACTGGAGTTTGAGAAAGTTAGGCAGAGGGTAGAGGCACTCTCACTCATGcacccttccatttctttctctctgaggaATGATGTTTCTGGTTCCATGGTTCTTCAGCTCCCTAAAACCAAAGACGTATGTTCCCgattttgtcaaatttatggGCTGGGCAAGTCCCAAAAGTTaagggaaataaattttaaatataaagagttTGAGCTCAGTGGCTATATCAGCTCTGAAGCACATTATAATAAGAATATGCAGTTTTTGTTTGTGAATAGAAGGCTAATTTTAAGGACAAAGTTACATAAACTCATTGACTTTTTATTAAGGAAAGAAAGTATTATATGCAAACCAAAGAATGGCTCTGCCAGTAGGCAAATGACTTCAAATCCTCGATATAGGTCCAACCCAGAACTCCATGGGATATATGTAATCAATATGCAGTGCCAATTCTGTGAGTATGATGTGTGCATGGAGCCAGCAAAAACTCTGATTGAGTTTCAGAACTGGGATACTCCTTTGGTTTGCGTTCAGGAAGgagtgaaaatgtttttaaagaaagaaaaattatttgtggaATTATCAGGTGAGGACATAAAGGAATTTAGTGAAGATaatgattttagtttttttaacGCTACTCTTCAGAAGCATGTGTCCTCTGATGAGAAGGGTGACCAGGTCAGTTTCCAAGAAGCATGTAATACTATTTTGGATTCCTATGAAATGTTTAATATGCAGTCAAAAGCTGTGAAAAGAAAAGCTACTATAGAAAACATACAGAATTCTAAGGATTCAGAAGCTATTGGAAAAAAGGCAAGTGATTCATTTTTGTACACTTACAACTCAGATGACCCGGGCTGTAGTAAAATGACGGAGTCATCTTTACAAAACAAAGATAGCTGTCACTCAGAATCAGAGATCTTAGAACGAGAGACAGCTAAAGCATCAGAATcaggagaaaatgagaaacataAAAAATCTTGCTTGGAACTTAACTCTTCAAGAGATCCATGTGGAACCAGTTCAGAAATGTTTGCAAGCCCTTTTCAGACATCGTATCACTTGGAGGAGAGTGGAGAAGATCCAGAAATGCAGAAAGTAAGTACTACTGTTAATGACATGACTGCCAGCATCCTGAAAAAGAATAGAATTCAGAATCAACTCGAGAGATCTAAAGATGCTACTGAGATGGGATGCCAACCTCTGCCTTTTGAGACAACAACATTGAGAGTACATGATGCTCAGAGAGAggatgagaaaagagaagaagaaccTAGTAATTGCGGAAGGATAAACATTTTTAGTTACGGACAAATTAAATTATGTTCCACTGGCTTTATAACTCATGTGGTACAAAGGGAGCAAACTAAATCAACTGAAACagagcatttatttaaaaattgtgttcGACCTGGTCCTGCGAGTGCCAAAGAAACATTTGGAAATAGAACATGCCATTCAACTGAGACTCCAAACATCAAAGATTTAACCAGCACTTTAAGTACAGAATTTGCTCAGCTGCCCAACAAAAAAGTGTGCAGAACAAATATAAGTTACGGGCTAGAGAACAAACCTGTAGGTTATAAAAATTTTGCTGTTTTTCAGGAAGGTAGTAAAAAGTCACATACAGGCTGCTTATTACCTGACACATCCTCCTCTTTCCCTTGGTGTAGACATGTTTCAAATGGTAATGAGGAAACAGATAAGTTGATTGGTTCCTCCAAGCCCATAGCCCATAAGAAGCTAAGCTTAAGTTCACAACTAGGATCTTTAGAGAAGTTTAAGAGGCAATATGGGAAGGTTAAAAATCCTCTGAATAcagaaatggaggaaaataataattttgaaatcacTACCAATCTCAGTCCTCAAGTTGAACCTGACATTCCACAGAAAGGTAAGAACCACTTGGACAACTCTGACATTTGTAAAATCACTACTGTGAGACATAATGATTCAAATAATAGTTGTCAACCAGTCCGTCACATTCTTTACTCAGAGAAGTTTCCATTCTCCAAGGAAGAAGATTGTTTGGAACAACAGATGCCTTGCTTAAGAGAAAGTCCTGTGACTCTAAAGGAGTTATCTCATTTTAGCAGAAAAACTTTGGATGTTGAGAAGTCACCTGAATCTCTAGCCTCTAAATTATCCAGAATGAAAGGTTCTGAGAGAGAGACTCAAACAATGGAAGTGGTGAGTCACTTTAATGAACAACTACAATCGGATTCCAGTAGGAAAGACAGTGACTTGGGCACTGGGTTAGCCCTAGATTCCtgtaagttatttaaaaatgagcataAAAAAACAGAGAGTGGCATCGTCCCAACATCGGACTCTGTCACACAGGATAATACCTTCAATAAAGATAGTGAAACATATTCTAACAACAATACAACAGAGAGCTCTGTGATACCAGAAACTCCTTTGGTATTACCCTGTAGTAATTCTAAAGCTGGCAGTAAAGATTCAGATGTTCTTATAGCTTCAGAACAACAGAGAGGAAGTCTTGAATCTCCCAGTAGCATGTTAATGAGTCACATGGAAGATTCCACAGCTGGCCAAAATGGAACTTGTTTTCAGAGTGAGGACTCTATAGCAAGAACTTGTTCTGAAAATGAAGAGTCAAACACACGTTCTTTGGATTGGCAGCAGCATTTTGATGTAGCCCTGGGAAGAATGGTTTATATCAACAAAACAACTGGACTTAGCACTTTCACTGCTCCTACTGAGGATGTTCAGGCTGCTTGTACTAAAGATCTGACAACTGTGGCTGTGGATGTCATGCTCAAGAATG ATACCGTGTCCGATGCTGTTGGTAGTGAATCGCTTCAGTCTTTGTTCTCAGAATGGGACAATCCCGTATTTGCTCGTTATCCAGAG